The sequence GGCGAGCTCCGATCTCAAGCCCGGCGAATATTCGTTCCAGAAGAACGCATCCTTGCGCGACGTCATCGCCACCATCGTCGAGGGCAAGGTGGTGCAGCATTCCGTCACGATTCCCGAGGGCCTGACCTCCGAGCAGATCGTGGCACGGCTGTCCGACAACGACATCTTCACCGGCAGCGTGCGTGAGCTGCCGCGCGAGGGCACGTTGTTGCCGGAGACCTACAAGTTCCCGCGCGGCACCACGCGCGAGCAGGTGATCCAGCGCATGCAGCAGGCGCACAAGCGCGTGCTCGGAGAGATCTGGGATCGCCGCAATCAGGACATTCCGGTGAAGACGCCGGAGCAACTCGTCACGCTCGCGTCCATCATCGAGAAGGAGACGGGCAGGCCGGATGAGCGCAGCCGCGTCGCCGCCGTGTTCGTCAACCGCCTGAAGCAGAGGATCAAGCTGCAGTCCGATCCGACGATCATCTACGGGCTCGTCGGCGGCAAAGGCACGCTGGGCCGTCCGATCAAGCGCAGCGAGATCACGCAGCCCTCGCCCTACAACACCTATGTGATCGAAGGCCTGCCGCCGGGCCCGATCGCCAACCCCGGCCGCGCCTCGCTTGAGGCTGCCGCCAATCCGGCGCGCACCCGCGACCTGTTCTTCGTGGCCGACGGCACCGGCGGCCACGCCTTCACCGAAACCTACGACGCGCATCAGAAGAACGTCGCAAAGCTCCGCGCGATGGAGAAGCAGATCCAGAACGACACGGTCGAGCCGCCCGAGGATGCGCAGCCGCCGGCCGCCGCAGCGCCCGCGACCGGCGATACGCCGACAGCGACCACGCCGGTGCGGCCCAATCAGCAGAAGAAGCAACCGTCACGGCCTGCCAATCCTGCTGCCCCCGCCAATCCCGCGCCGGCCCGGCAGGGCGCGGTACAGTCCTCGCCGCCGGTGGTGCAGCGCTAATGCATGATCCGGAAAAGTGCGAAGCGGTTTTCCGGAAAGATCACGCGTAAACAACAACCTAAAGCGCGATGACGATTCATCCAGCTCCCATCGCGCTTGAGGCTGACGCAGACCTGCCCACGGCATTGCGGATTCCACTTTCCGGCAAAATAGTCTTAAGATTCGCGTGGCTTGATGCCTCGCGAATCCCGTGTTCCTGGAGAATTTCAATCGATGGCGCTGTCGTCCATGACCGGCTTTGCCCGAAGCCACGGCGCGAGCGGGCTGTACACGTTCGAA comes from Bradyrhizobium sp. CCGE-LA001 and encodes:
- the mltG gene encoding endolytic transglycosylase MltG yields the protein MSERPPISPRSPRAALEPEQVPPPPKRSDRARNPFVVVGNAIITLLLIAMLGAGGVYYYGRQVLEAPGPLKEDKIVNIPQRAGKRDIAETLNREGVTDINPWVFIASVAALKASSDLKPGEYSFQKNASLRDVIATIVEGKVVQHSVTIPEGLTSEQIVARLSDNDIFTGSVRELPREGTLLPETYKFPRGTTREQVIQRMQQAHKRVLGEIWDRRNQDIPVKTPEQLVTLASIIEKETGRPDERSRVAAVFVNRLKQRIKLQSDPTIIYGLVGGKGTLGRPIKRSEITQPSPYNTYVIEGLPPGPIANPGRASLEAAANPARTRDLFFVADGTGGHAFTETYDAHQKNVAKLRAMEKQIQNDTVEPPEDAQPPAAAAPATGDTPTATTPVRPNQQKKQPSRPANPAAPANPAPARQGAVQSSPPVVQR